From one Nonomuraea polychroma genomic stretch:
- a CDS encoding SDR family NAD(P)-dependent oxidoreductase — protein MGAFDLSGKQALVTGASKGIGRAIALAYAEAGADVALVSRSAESLAEVGKEIEALGRRAVVIPADLTDRDAAAGAVAAAVDGLGHLDILVNNAGGSNFMVEFKDLRLSGWDKLMRLNLDTAMVVSHAAAPHLLERGGASVINVASVAALGAPFLAPYAAAKAGLVALTKTLAVEWALAGVRVNALCPGWTATELNRNLWEDEAAGAATVGSVPMRRWGSVEEMAQPAVFLASAASAYMTGQVLFVDGGATAI, from the coding sequence GTGGGCGCGTTCGATCTGAGTGGGAAGCAGGCCCTTGTCACCGGGGCGTCGAAGGGGATCGGGCGGGCCATCGCACTCGCTTACGCCGAGGCGGGCGCCGACGTGGCGCTGGTGTCCCGGTCCGCCGAGAGCCTCGCCGAGGTCGGCAAGGAGATCGAGGCGCTGGGCAGGCGAGCCGTCGTCATCCCCGCCGACCTCACCGACCGCGACGCCGCGGCCGGGGCCGTGGCGGCGGCCGTCGACGGGCTTGGCCACCTCGACATCCTGGTCAACAACGCCGGCGGGTCCAACTTCATGGTGGAGTTCAAGGACCTGCGGTTGTCCGGCTGGGACAAGCTCATGCGGCTCAACCTCGACACCGCCATGGTCGTCAGCCACGCGGCCGCTCCCCACCTGCTGGAGCGGGGTGGGGCGTCGGTCATCAACGTGGCGTCTGTGGCCGCGCTCGGCGCGCCCTTCCTCGCCCCGTACGCCGCCGCCAAGGCGGGGCTGGTGGCGCTCACCAAGACGCTCGCCGTGGAGTGGGCGCTGGCCGGCGTACGGGTGAACGCCCTGTGCCCCGGCTGGACGGCCACGGAGCTCAACCGCAACCTGTGGGAGGACGAGGCGGCCGGCGCGGCCACGGTCGGCTCCGTGCCCATGCGGCGCTGGGGGAGCGTGGAGGAGATGGCCCAGCCGGCGGTCTTCCTGGCCAGCGCGGCGTCGGCGTACATGACGGGCCAGGTCCTGTTCGTCGACGGCGGCGCCACCGCCATCTGA
- a CDS encoding AI-2E family transporter, whose translation MSTEAEPAVTEKEAREDEEAPQAENAPQETTESQEGPGGQPYGIPGKPLARGPFLFGLVGGLGVLTAIAIGQMVVNSLSTIILVVVAMFLAVGLNPAVEALQRKGVARRGAISIVFAGVIVAFALFGLAVVPPVSKELTEFVAAVPGYLNELQNHPTLRQLDAEYKIIPQITTFVTGTLGPSLASGIMGAGLVVLDSVFTTVTLLVLMLYFLGSLHTIKDYLLKLVPASRRTRTGAISEQILTGIGGYVAGNVLISIIAGVLTWIFLSIADVRYALALALVVALTDLIPLVGATIGAVLVTGVAFLQSVPAGLACAIFFVVYQQVENYLIYPRVMKRSVDVTPAVTVIAALFGGALLGIVGALLAIPVAAAIALIIREVVIPRQSQA comes from the coding sequence TTGTCCACAGAAGCCGAGCCCGCGGTCACCGAGAAGGAAGCACGCGAGGACGAAGAGGCTCCCCAGGCGGAGAACGCCCCTCAGGAGACCACGGAGAGCCAGGAGGGCCCCGGCGGGCAACCGTACGGGATCCCCGGCAAGCCCCTGGCACGCGGCCCGTTCCTGTTCGGGCTGGTCGGCGGGCTCGGAGTCCTGACGGCGATCGCGATCGGGCAGATGGTCGTCAACTCGCTGAGCACGATCATCCTCGTCGTGGTGGCGATGTTCCTGGCCGTCGGCCTCAACCCGGCCGTCGAGGCGTTGCAGCGCAAGGGCGTGGCCAGGCGGGGCGCGATCTCGATCGTGTTCGCCGGCGTCATCGTGGCGTTCGCGCTGTTCGGGCTGGCGGTGGTGCCGCCGGTGAGCAAGGAGCTGACGGAATTCGTCGCGGCGGTGCCCGGATACCTCAACGAGTTGCAGAACCATCCGACGCTGCGGCAGCTCGACGCCGAGTACAAGATCATCCCGCAGATCACGACGTTCGTGACCGGCACGCTGGGGCCGTCACTGGCCAGCGGCATCATGGGCGCGGGGCTCGTGGTCCTGGACAGCGTGTTCACCACCGTGACGCTGCTGGTCCTCATGCTCTACTTCCTCGGCTCGTTGCACACGATCAAGGACTACCTGCTCAAGCTCGTGCCGGCCTCGCGCCGGACCCGTACCGGCGCGATCAGCGAGCAGATCCTCACCGGGATCGGCGGCTACGTCGCGGGCAACGTGCTGATCTCGATCATCGCGGGCGTGCTGACGTGGATCTTCCTGTCCATCGCCGACGTCAGGTACGCGCTCGCGCTCGCCCTGGTCGTCGCGCTGACGGACCTGATCCCGCTGGTGGGAGCGACGATCGGCGCGGTGCTCGTGACCGGCGTGGCGTTCCTGCAGTCGGTGCCCGCCGGCCTCGCGTGCGCGATCTTCTTCGTCGTCTACCAGCAGGTCGAGAACTACCTCATCTACCCGAGGGTGATGAAGCGCTCGGTGGACGTGACGCCGGCCGTGACCGTGATCGCCGCGTTGTTCGGCGGCGCGTTGCTGGGCATCGTGGGTGCGCTGCTGGCCATCCCGGTGGCCGCGGCGATCGCGCTGATCATCCGCGAGGTCGTCATCCCACGTCAGTCGCAGGCCTGA
- the mce gene encoding methylmalonyl-CoA epimerase, which yields MFMRIDHIGIACRDLEEKIAFFSETFELTVVAREVNEEQGVKEAMLHIADGEGGGSYIQLLEPLSEDSPVGKFLAKRGEGVHHVAFGVRDVTETMGKIHEKGVRLLDERPRHGSMGSQIAFLHPKDVGGMLTELVQAAKPH from the coding sequence ATGTTCATGCGGATCGACCACATCGGGATCGCGTGCCGCGACCTGGAGGAGAAGATCGCGTTCTTCTCCGAGACATTCGAACTGACCGTCGTGGCCAGGGAGGTGAACGAGGAGCAGGGGGTGAAGGAGGCCATGCTGCACATCGCCGACGGCGAAGGCGGGGGCTCCTACATTCAGCTCCTGGAGCCCCTCTCCGAAGACTCGCCTGTAGGGAAATTCCTCGCCAAGCGGGGCGAGGGAGTCCATCATGTTGCTTTCGGTGTACGTGACGTCACGGAAACCATGGGTAAGATCCACGAGAAGGGTGTGAGGCTGCTGGACGAGCGTCCCAGGCACGGCTCGATGGGCTCGCAGATCGCCTTCCTGCATCCCAAGGATGTGGGGGGCATGCTGACGGAGTTGGTCCAGGCGGCCAAGCCCCATTAA
- a CDS encoding DivIVA domain-containing protein: MQSDIDAQLNNFFEDAPAREFDVVLRGYDRHQVHDHLKTLDHELRQAREQLASLQRDLSDSQRQLQEQERPTYSGLGARIEQLLRLAEEQATELVQAARSEANEIKAAAKVEAADLRAAAEAEVAEKRAQATRETDEMRTAAEREAEEIRSTARREADELTNTTEREAAKLRATADHEVAEKRADAEREIAKLRTTTEREVAQLRASTKRERDEVLTTAKRQADEMRAQAQRVLEESEAKRAQDEAEFEIQLAARREEAERQEAERHATAQAHTQKLVAEAEQRAATAESRATKATQQAEQTRREADLHAKQLVANARKNAETIVAEAKSSAETIVTEAKTEADRTRTAMQRQVDELTRQRDSITSHLAQLRQLLGGAALPGMEPEPAVAAAPPKPAIAAPASAPVVEAPAPAPAPAPAPAPAPKAEAKSEDDAEWWQE; the protein is encoded by the coding sequence ATGCAGTCCGACATCGACGCCCAGCTCAACAACTTCTTCGAAGACGCCCCAGCACGCGAATTCGACGTGGTCCTTCGTGGTTACGACCGGCATCAGGTCCACGATCATCTCAAGACACTCGACCACGAGCTGCGCCAGGCCCGCGAGCAACTCGCCAGCCTGCAGCGCGATCTGTCCGACTCCCAGCGTCAGCTTCAGGAGCAGGAGCGTCCCACCTACTCCGGTCTCGGCGCCCGCATCGAGCAGCTGCTCAGGCTGGCCGAGGAACAGGCCACGGAGCTGGTGCAGGCCGCCAGGTCCGAGGCCAACGAGATCAAGGCCGCCGCCAAGGTGGAGGCGGCCGACCTGCGTGCCGCCGCCGAGGCCGAGGTCGCCGAGAAGCGCGCCCAGGCCACGCGCGAGACCGACGAGATGCGCACCGCCGCCGAGCGGGAGGCCGAGGAGATCCGCTCGACCGCCCGCCGTGAGGCCGACGAGCTGACCAACACCACCGAGCGCGAGGCCGCCAAGCTTCGGGCCACGGCCGACCACGAGGTGGCGGAGAAGCGGGCCGACGCCGAGCGGGAGATCGCCAAGCTCCGCACGACCACCGAGCGCGAGGTCGCCCAGCTGCGGGCCTCCACCAAGCGCGAGCGCGACGAGGTCCTCACCACCGCCAAGCGGCAGGCCGACGAGATGCGCGCGCAGGCTCAGCGGGTGCTGGAGGAGTCGGAGGCCAAGCGGGCGCAGGACGAGGCGGAGTTCGAGATCCAGCTCGCCGCCCGCCGCGAGGAGGCCGAGCGCCAGGAGGCAGAGCGCCACGCCACCGCCCAGGCGCACACGCAGAAGCTGGTCGCCGAGGCCGAGCAGCGTGCCGCCACGGCCGAGTCGCGGGCCACGAAGGCGACCCAGCAGGCCGAGCAGACCCGCCGCGAGGCCGACCTGCACGCCAAGCAGCTGGTCGCCAACGCCCGCAAGAACGCCGAGACCATAGTGGCCGAGGCCAAGTCGAGCGCCGAGACCATCGTCACCGAGGCGAAGACCGAGGCCGACCGCACCCGTACGGCGATGCAGCGCCAGGTCGACGAGCTCACCCGCCAGCGCGACAGCATCACCAGCCACCTGGCGCAGCTGCGCCAGCTGCTCGGTGGGGCGGCCCTGCCGGGCATGGAGCCGGAGCCCGCGGTCGCCGCGGCACCGCCCAAGCCCGCGATCGCCGCGCCCGCTTCCGCTCCCGTGGTCGAGGCCCCGGCCCCCGCTCCGGCGCCGGCACCGGCACCGGCTCCGGCTCCCAAGGCCGAGGCCAAGTCCGAGGACGACGCGGAGTGGTGGCAGGAGTAG
- a CDS encoding alpha/beta fold hydrolase, with protein sequence MQLYTRSAGTGLPVVLLHAFPLSSAMWLAQREGLAKVCRVITPDLRGFGGSRLGEDDPSLDLMADDVVRLLDEEGIDRAVVGGLSMGGYVTMAFCRRHPDRLLGAILADTKAGPDPAPARENRERIAQAVLSDGSDVLVSDVLPTLIGPTTKERRAMVFGRVKGLVQSAPPGAVAWAQRAMAARPDSFDTLGALKVPLLILVGEEDQLSPLADAEAMAQAVPGSRLEVIPKAGHLSAVEQPEAFNAAVAEFLRTELGGVRQ encoded by the coding sequence GTGCAGCTCTACACGAGATCGGCCGGGACCGGGCTCCCGGTTGTGCTGCTTCACGCGTTCCCCCTGTCGTCGGCCATGTGGCTGGCCCAGCGGGAAGGGCTGGCCAAGGTCTGCCGGGTCATCACCCCTGACCTGCGCGGTTTCGGCGGTTCGCGGCTGGGCGAGGACGATCCGTCGCTCGACCTCATGGCCGACGACGTCGTCAGGCTGCTGGACGAGGAGGGCATCGACAGGGCGGTGGTCGGCGGGCTGTCCATGGGCGGCTACGTGACCATGGCGTTCTGCCGGCGGCACCCCGACCGGTTGCTCGGCGCCATCCTGGCCGACACCAAGGCCGGTCCAGACCCGGCTCCGGCGAGGGAGAACAGGGAGCGCATCGCGCAGGCCGTGTTGTCCGACGGGAGCGACGTGCTGGTCAGCGATGTGCTGCCGACGCTCATCGGGCCCACGACCAAGGAGCGGCGCGCCATGGTGTTCGGGCGCGTCAAAGGGCTGGTGCAGTCCGCGCCGCCGGGCGCCGTCGCCTGGGCGCAGCGGGCCATGGCCGCACGGCCCGACTCGTTCGACACGCTCGGCGCGCTCAAGGTGCCACTGCTGATCCTCGTGGGCGAGGAGGACCAACTGTCCCCGCTCGCCGACGCCGAGGCGATGGCGCAGGCCGTGCCAGGCAGCCGGCTGGAGGTCATCCCGAAGGCCGGTCATCTGAGCGCGGTGGAGCAGCCGGAGGCGTTCAACGCGGCGGTGGCCGAGTTCCTCAGGACGGAGCTGGGCGGCGTACGGCAGTGA